One Dermatophagoides farinae isolate YC_2012a chromosome 1, ASM2471394v1, whole genome shotgun sequence genomic region harbors:
- the LOC124492448 gene encoding uncharacterized protein LOC124492448, whose amino-acid sequence MEFLKLFVSKQQCKQSQQLPIELNEEEYCLFILTTLFNAHYLPWLKEFAPNQCFHNFAERFTTFSQNIDAAFPEMHYNRKKLAINLANRYCFKIARKLILTIDSVEIKDDQQQLDHDNQLFWLEINNVLKIPIEIKSNFSISIAIPNELNTNKMAIKCFGEKGNSQKKFLMLNDYDISGYAGYTTTITLDNNVTFQLNFRWELEQDYLLNFIQKPEVFLKFFTGSLLALGTYFYTFYSNLYSGLLLNESTQNQALKCFPEVAFIVGSTQRSKLCPEFLSVCQKYENEKQSCNYGTCTNVYNLTNAILILLDNVSSAEIDLFRQLLLEPFNHIIRFDCDPRIVCKRSFRLHKLLIGRLYKILKRSDSIIQEKCFENLILNLLFDTTEFKLNPLQKESMMLFARYCKENKIFLDDNKSEEMNRSEGDIQNEQKLSKQQKEKFINNTQGNDSEKIRVLLFKYWPDILEQNQQQFERILPDLVSPFMEYGFLIKN is encoded by the exons ATGGAATTTCTAAAGCTTTTCGTTTCGAAACAGCAATGTaaacaatcacaacaatTACCGATCGAATTAAACGAAGAAGAATATTGTCTCTTCATATTGACCACATTATTCAATGCTCATTATCTACCATGGTTGAAAGAATTTGCTCcaaatcaatgttttcacAATTTTGCCGAACGTTTCACTACATTCAGTCAAAATATTGATGCAGCTTTTCCAGAAATGCattataatcgaaaaaaattggcaatcAATTTAGCGAATCgatattgtttcaaaattgCTAGAAAACTTATCTTAACAATCGATTCGGTGGAAATCAaagatgatcaacaacaactggatcatgataatcaattgttttgGCTTGAAATAAACAATGTACTGAAAATTCCTATAGAAATCAAAtctaatttttccatttctattGCAATTCCAAACGAGCTAAATACTAATAAAATGGCTATAAAATGCTTTGGAGAAAAAGGAAattcacagaaaaaattccttATGTTAAATGATTATGACATTTCGGGATATGCTGgatacacaacaacaataactcttgataataatgtaacatttcaattgaatttccgATGGGAATTGGAACAAGattatttgttgaattttattcaaaagcCCGAggtatttttgaaattctttacTGGCTCCTTACTAGCACTTGGAACATATTTCTATACATTTTATTCTAATCTTTATTCGGGATTATTGCTAAATGAATCTACACAAAATCAAG CACTCAAATGTTTTCCTGAAGTTGCCTTCATTGTTGGATCGACTCAACGATCGAAATTGTGTCCGGAATTTTTGTCCGTTTGTCAGAAatatgaaaacgaaaaacaaagttGTAATTATGGAACTTGTACAAATGTCTACAATTTAACAAACGCAATTCTAATTCTTTTGGACAATGTTTCAAGTGCAGAAATCGATTTATTTCGTCAACTTTTACTTGAACCGTTTAATCACATCATACGGTTCGATTGTGATCCTAGGATTGTTTGTAAACGAAGTTTTCGCCTGCATAAACTATTAATCGGTCGTTTATATAAAATATTAAAACGATCGGATTCAATTATTCaggaaaaatgttttgaaaatttaattcttAATCTGCTATTCGATACGACTGAATTTAAACTGAATCCTCTacaaaaagaatcaatgatGTTATTCGCAAGGTATTGCAAAGAAAATAAgatttttcttgatgataaCAAAAGTGAAGAAATGAATCGTTCTGAAGGTGatattcaaaatgaacagaaattgagtaaacaacaaaaagaaaaatttatcaacaacacACAAGGTAATGATTCGGAAAAGATAAGGGTTTTGTTATTCAAATACTGGCCAGATATACTCGAACAAAATCAGCAACAATTTGAAAGAATATTGCCAGATTTGGTCAGTCCATTTATGGAATATGGATTCCTCataaaaaattag
- the LOC124492423 gene encoding uncharacterized protein LOC124492423 isoform X1, with protein MTPPPPPPPPPPSFFQSSSYDWNHKSHHRTESSSEFDSSKLHKLTMSQKCSTIEHTKSKHYQQPYGKYSNAEFHRSCRPRSSYNFSGNTHDCNTISYHQQQHSKPKIYQQNQHSPSKYINRNNLQLVRQKSDNSECSEIRQSNSKNDQLAMFDGSKKSRCILFSQIYLITHVSITICLNKTRGSLNRLLLSELKFINQSSHSIDMETTISETITNSLDLIIDIYLFYILVASLFFFVLLRYYAVPRLTDNLTFNELTEQTPILFGAIILGFSELAQCLIELIECVESDSMIIPVAKFCYHIAFMHFLLSQIIYNDYIGLRNIAIAHLLSTQISLWILSTSSKQVHVGQHKHCCDYKLDLRTFRIVLFNDNSSRLLGNEHDGLMKINGNHTENLIADPFQISLFILNNQFKFLTVFILLTMWFSNNQSKINFIRAKLSEEEVIRSAYLNPESKLYMFRGFMVGSIFLLSSIASIIFYDNRLIQYSASIFIQIMIIVISLTGLVVRRHQIDVNDPKYQINILKHHFIIFVTLFLVYNVSLMNIKTFFIRLITDGTSNNIMDAKTTIQMIVPILSLISSLSLIIQVTIQSYLLRLQGKKLINMTHVFSLLAIANFSLWMIDVSMIVSDRDLWPIKWQDQVHSTFENDNNNDSMKHPDDSKYLRNILNVFVPMNRYYCSLIFFHFWKLKM; from the exons ATGaccccaccaccaccaccacctccgCCACctccatcattttttcaatcctCATCATATGATTGGAATCACAAATCTCATCATCGAACCGAATCATCGagtgaatttgattcatctAAACTTCACAAATTAACAATGTCACAGAAATGTTCGACTATTGAACatacaaaatcaaaacattatcaacaacctTATGGTAAATATTCAAATGCCGAATTTCATCGCTCATGTCGACCACGATCTTCTTATAATTTTTCAGGAAACACTCATGATTGCAATACAATAAGTTatcatcagcaacagcattcaaaaccaaaaatttatcaacaaaatcaacattcaCCTTCGAAATACATCAATAGAAATAATCTACAGCTTGTACGTCAAAAATCTGATAATTCCGAATGTTCAGAAATCCGACAATCGAATagtaaaaatgatcaattagCCATGTTTGatggatcaaaaaaatctcGATGCATATTATTTTCACAGATTTATCTTATAACTCATGTTTCTATTACAATTTgtttaaacaaaacaagaggTTCGTTGAATCGATTATTGCTTTctgaattaaaatttatcaatcaatcatcacatTCTATAGATATGGAAACGACAATATCAGAAACAATTACGAATTCTTTAGATCTTATAATCGATATCTATTTATTCTACATTTTGGTCgcttcattatttttcttcgtcCTGTTAAGATATTATGCCGTACCTCGATTAACAGATAATCTAACGTTCAATGAATTGACTG AACAAACGCCAATCTTGTTCGGTGCAATAATATTGGGTTTCAGTGAGTTGGCTCAATGTTTGATAGAATTAATTGAATGTGTTGAATctgattcaatgataataccAGTGGCTAAATTTTGCTATCATATCGCTTTTATGCATTTTCTGCTATCTCAA ATTATCTACAATGATTATATTGGACTTCGAAACATTGCCATTGCTCATCTTTTATCGACACAAATTTCATTGTGGATTCTGTCCACATCCTCTAAACAAGTTCATGTCGGACAACATAAGCATTGCTGCGATTATAAACTTGATTTAAGAACATTTcgaattgttttgttcaatgataataGCAGCCGATTATTGGGAAACGAACATGATggtttgatgaaaataaatggaaaCCATACTGAAAACTTGATTGCCGATCCATTTCAGATCAGTCTATTCATCTTAAACAATCAGTTTAAATTTCTTACTGTCTTTATATTGTTAACAATGTGGTTTTCCAACAATCAATCCAAgatcaattttattcgtGCAAAACTTTCAGAAGAAGAAGTGATTCGTTCTGCTTATTTGAATCCAGAAAGCAAACTATACATGTTTCGTGGTTTTATGGTTGGTTCGATTTTCTTATTAAGTTCTATTGCTTCAATTATTTTCTatgataatcgattgataCAATATTCTGCATCCATCTTCATTCAA attatgatcattgtgATTTCGTTGACCGGTTTGGTTGTTCGAAGACATCAAATTGACGTAAATGATCCTAAATATCAGATCAACATATTGAaacatcattttatcatttttgtaaCATTATTTTTGGTGTACAATGTATCGTTGATGAACattaaaacatttttcatcagaCTAATAACAGATGGAACATCGAATAATATAATGGATGCCAAAACtacaattcaaatgattgtgCCAATACTGTCATTAATTAGTTCTCTATCTCTCATCATCCAGGTGACCATACAATCGTATTTGCTTCGATTACAAggcaaaaaattgatcaacatgACTCatgtattttcattattggctattgctaatttttcattatggaTGATCGATGTATCGATGATTGTAAGTGATCGAGATTTATGGCCAATTAAATGGCAAGATCAGGTCCATTCAACTTtcgaaaatgataataataatgactcGATGAAACATCCAGATGATTCGAAATATTTACGAAATATTCTCAATGTATTCGTACCGATGAATCGTTACTATTgttcattaatattttttcatttttggaaattaaaaatgtaa
- the LOC124492423 gene encoding uncharacterized protein LOC124492423 isoform X3, with protein sequence MTPPPPPPPPPPSFFQSSSYDWNHKSHHRTESSSEFDSSKLHKLTMSQKCSTIEHTKSKHYQQPYGNTHDCNTISYHQQQHSKPKIYQQNQHSPSKYINRNNLQLVRQKSDNSECSEIRQSNSKNDQLAMFDGSKKSRCILFSQIYLITHVSITICLNKTRDMETTISETITNSLDLIIDIYLFYILVASLFFFVLLRYYAVPRLTDNLTFNELTEQTPILFGAIILGFSELAQCLIELIECVESDSMIIPVAKFCYHIAFMHFLLSQIIYNDYIGLRNIAIAHLLSTQISLWILSTSSKQVHVGQHKHCCDYKLDLRTFRIVLFNDNSSRLLGNEHDGLMKINGNHTENLIADPFQISLFILNNQFKFLTVFILLTMWFSNNQSKINFIRAKLSEEEVIRSAYLNPESKLYMFRGFMVGSIFLLSSIASIIFYDNRLIQYSASIFIQIMIIVISLTGLVVRRHQIDVNDPKYQINILKHHFIIFVTLFLVYNVSLMNIKTFFIRLITDGTSNNIMDAKTTIQMIVPILSLISSLSLIIQVTIQSYLLRLQGKKLINMTHVFSLLAIANFSLWMIDVSMIVSDRDLWPIKWQDQVHSTFENDNNNDSMKHPDDSKYLRNILNVFVPMNRYYCSLIFFHFWKLKM encoded by the exons ATGaccccaccaccaccaccacctccgCCACctccatcattttttcaatcctCATCATATGATTGGAATCACAAATCTCATCATCGAACCGAATCATCGagtgaatttgattcatctAAACTTCACAAATTAACAATGTCACAGAAATGTTCGACTATTGAACatacaaaatcaaaacattatcaacaacctTATG GAAACACTCATGATTGCAATACAATAAGTTatcatcagcaacagcattcaaaaccaaaaatttatcaacaaaatcaacattcaCCTTCGAAATACATCAATAGAAATAATCTACAGCTTGTACGTCAAAAATCTGATAATTCCGAATGTTCAGAAATCCGACAATCGAATagtaaaaatgatcaattagCCATGTTTGatggatcaaaaaaatctcGATGCATATTATTTTCACAGATTTATCTTATAACTCATGTTTCTATTACAATTTgtttaaacaaaacaagag ATATGGAAACGACAATATCAGAAACAATTACGAATTCTTTAGATCTTATAATCGATATCTATTTATTCTACATTTTGGTCgcttcattatttttcttcgtcCTGTTAAGATATTATGCCGTACCTCGATTAACAGATAATCTAACGTTCAATGAATTGACTG AACAAACGCCAATCTTGTTCGGTGCAATAATATTGGGTTTCAGTGAGTTGGCTCAATGTTTGATAGAATTAATTGAATGTGTTGAATctgattcaatgataataccAGTGGCTAAATTTTGCTATCATATCGCTTTTATGCATTTTCTGCTATCTCAA ATTATCTACAATGATTATATTGGACTTCGAAACATTGCCATTGCTCATCTTTTATCGACACAAATTTCATTGTGGATTCTGTCCACATCCTCTAAACAAGTTCATGTCGGACAACATAAGCATTGCTGCGATTATAAACTTGATTTAAGAACATTTcgaattgttttgttcaatgataataGCAGCCGATTATTGGGAAACGAACATGATggtttgatgaaaataaatggaaaCCATACTGAAAACTTGATTGCCGATCCATTTCAGATCAGTCTATTCATCTTAAACAATCAGTTTAAATTTCTTACTGTCTTTATATTGTTAACAATGTGGTTTTCCAACAATCAATCCAAgatcaattttattcgtGCAAAACTTTCAGAAGAAGAAGTGATTCGTTCTGCTTATTTGAATCCAGAAAGCAAACTATACATGTTTCGTGGTTTTATGGTTGGTTCGATTTTCTTATTAAGTTCTATTGCTTCAATTATTTTCTatgataatcgattgataCAATATTCTGCATCCATCTTCATTCAA attatgatcattgtgATTTCGTTGACCGGTTTGGTTGTTCGAAGACATCAAATTGACGTAAATGATCCTAAATATCAGATCAACATATTGAaacatcattttatcatttttgtaaCATTATTTTTGGTGTACAATGTATCGTTGATGAACattaaaacatttttcatcagaCTAATAACAGATGGAACATCGAATAATATAATGGATGCCAAAACtacaattcaaatgattgtgCCAATACTGTCATTAATTAGTTCTCTATCTCTCATCATCCAGGTGACCATACAATCGTATTTGCTTCGATTACAAggcaaaaaattgatcaacatgACTCatgtattttcattattggctattgctaatttttcattatggaTGATCGATGTATCGATGATTGTAAGTGATCGAGATTTATGGCCAATTAAATGGCAAGATCAGGTCCATTCAACTTtcgaaaatgataataataatgactcGATGAAACATCCAGATGATTCGAAATATTTACGAAATATTCTCAATGTATTCGTACCGATGAATCGTTACTATTgttcattaatattttttcatttttggaaattaaaaatgtaa
- the LOC124492423 gene encoding uncharacterized protein LOC124492423 isoform X2 yields MTPPPPPPPPPPSFFQSSSYDWNHKSHHRTESSSEFDSSKLHKLTMSQKCSTIEHTKSKHYQQPYGKYSNAEFHRSCRPRSSYNFSGNTHDCNTISYHQQQHSKPKIYQQNQHSPSKYINRNNLQLVRQKSDNSECSEIRQSNSKNDQLAMFDGSKKSRCILFSQIYLITHVSITICLNKTRDMETTISETITNSLDLIIDIYLFYILVASLFFFVLLRYYAVPRLTDNLTFNELTEQTPILFGAIILGFSELAQCLIELIECVESDSMIIPVAKFCYHIAFMHFLLSQIIYNDYIGLRNIAIAHLLSTQISLWILSTSSKQVHVGQHKHCCDYKLDLRTFRIVLFNDNSSRLLGNEHDGLMKINGNHTENLIADPFQISLFILNNQFKFLTVFILLTMWFSNNQSKINFIRAKLSEEEVIRSAYLNPESKLYMFRGFMVGSIFLLSSIASIIFYDNRLIQYSASIFIQIMIIVISLTGLVVRRHQIDVNDPKYQINILKHHFIIFVTLFLVYNVSLMNIKTFFIRLITDGTSNNIMDAKTTIQMIVPILSLISSLSLIIQVTIQSYLLRLQGKKLINMTHVFSLLAIANFSLWMIDVSMIVSDRDLWPIKWQDQVHSTFENDNNNDSMKHPDDSKYLRNILNVFVPMNRYYCSLIFFHFWKLKM; encoded by the exons ATGaccccaccaccaccaccacctccgCCACctccatcattttttcaatcctCATCATATGATTGGAATCACAAATCTCATCATCGAACCGAATCATCGagtgaatttgattcatctAAACTTCACAAATTAACAATGTCACAGAAATGTTCGACTATTGAACatacaaaatcaaaacattatcaacaacctTATGGTAAATATTCAAATGCCGAATTTCATCGCTCATGTCGACCACGATCTTCTTATAATTTTTCAGGAAACACTCATGATTGCAATACAATAAGTTatcatcagcaacagcattcaaaaccaaaaatttatcaacaaaatcaacattcaCCTTCGAAATACATCAATAGAAATAATCTACAGCTTGTACGTCAAAAATCTGATAATTCCGAATGTTCAGAAATCCGACAATCGAATagtaaaaatgatcaattagCCATGTTTGatggatcaaaaaaatctcGATGCATATTATTTTCACAGATTTATCTTATAACTCATGTTTCTATTACAATTTgtttaaacaaaacaagag ATATGGAAACGACAATATCAGAAACAATTACGAATTCTTTAGATCTTATAATCGATATCTATTTATTCTACATTTTGGTCgcttcattatttttcttcgtcCTGTTAAGATATTATGCCGTACCTCGATTAACAGATAATCTAACGTTCAATGAATTGACTG AACAAACGCCAATCTTGTTCGGTGCAATAATATTGGGTTTCAGTGAGTTGGCTCAATGTTTGATAGAATTAATTGAATGTGTTGAATctgattcaatgataataccAGTGGCTAAATTTTGCTATCATATCGCTTTTATGCATTTTCTGCTATCTCAA ATTATCTACAATGATTATATTGGACTTCGAAACATTGCCATTGCTCATCTTTTATCGACACAAATTTCATTGTGGATTCTGTCCACATCCTCTAAACAAGTTCATGTCGGACAACATAAGCATTGCTGCGATTATAAACTTGATTTAAGAACATTTcgaattgttttgttcaatgataataGCAGCCGATTATTGGGAAACGAACATGATggtttgatgaaaataaatggaaaCCATACTGAAAACTTGATTGCCGATCCATTTCAGATCAGTCTATTCATCTTAAACAATCAGTTTAAATTTCTTACTGTCTTTATATTGTTAACAATGTGGTTTTCCAACAATCAATCCAAgatcaattttattcgtGCAAAACTTTCAGAAGAAGAAGTGATTCGTTCTGCTTATTTGAATCCAGAAAGCAAACTATACATGTTTCGTGGTTTTATGGTTGGTTCGATTTTCTTATTAAGTTCTATTGCTTCAATTATTTTCTatgataatcgattgataCAATATTCTGCATCCATCTTCATTCAA attatgatcattgtgATTTCGTTGACCGGTTTGGTTGTTCGAAGACATCAAATTGACGTAAATGATCCTAAATATCAGATCAACATATTGAaacatcattttatcatttttgtaaCATTATTTTTGGTGTACAATGTATCGTTGATGAACattaaaacatttttcatcagaCTAATAACAGATGGAACATCGAATAATATAATGGATGCCAAAACtacaattcaaatgattgtgCCAATACTGTCATTAATTAGTTCTCTATCTCTCATCATCCAGGTGACCATACAATCGTATTTGCTTCGATTACAAggcaaaaaattgatcaacatgACTCatgtattttcattattggctattgctaatttttcattatggaTGATCGATGTATCGATGATTGTAAGTGATCGAGATTTATGGCCAATTAAATGGCAAGATCAGGTCCATTCAACTTtcgaaaatgataataataatgactcGATGAAACATCCAGATGATTCGAAATATTTACGAAATATTCTCAATGTATTCGTACCGATGAATCGTTACTATTgttcattaatattttttcatttttggaaattaaaaatgtaa
- the LOC124492510 gene encoding uncharacterized protein LOC124492510, giving the protein MSSMLLFFWILLSFSNVFINTQDYYYEQNLIIPLRQCYLDYECPFANSECEWYDQANRQRVCKCIRGFRWNGQQCIRYNNGGNHHDGCWDDWSFNNCTPLMTISIITLLIVGLVALFVIVTCIIVSCTKK; this is encoded by the exons atgtcTTCAATGTTGTTATTCTTCTGGATTCTATTATCATTCtcaaatgttttcatcaacacgcaagattattatt ATGAGCAGAATTTAATTATTCCATTACGACAATGTTATTTGGATTATGAATGTCCATTTGCCAATTCCGAATGTGAATGGTACGATCAGGCGAATCGTCAACGTGTTTGTAAATGTATTCGTGGTTTTCGATGGAATGGACAACAATGCATCCGttataataatggtggtaatcatcatgatggctGTTGGGATGATTGGAGTTTCAACAATTGTACACCTTTGATGACAATTTCGATAATTACATTGCTTATTGTTGGATTGGTTGCTTTATTTGTCATTGTTACCTGTATTATTGTTAGTTGTacgaaaaaatag
- the LOC124492479 gene encoding histidine protein methyltransferase 1 homolog: MFVIFNSVYYWKMSILDKEYVDKLFNEIQFILQDKESDSFMKEKNRGNFHYKQLNKNFCHRLAQRLNEQSIESDKHRTKLNSWLDSDVDVIPNEYEGGFKIWEGLSDLIDYFEQDNYDFTQLNTDEFRICDLGCGSGLLSIYLAKKLSHSNPKLKFRIYLQDYNEQVIKFFTVPNIIVNDENNTAEQIKVNYEFLWGDWQQINEFFISNKIKLDLIVTAETIYKEENFSKLSNLFHANIHHPNGRVLIASKSHYFGIGGGTYSFLDYLDSITETTNQSLCLKGDVVQEIDASLLRHIIEIRLTDKK; the protein is encoded by the exons atgtttgtcattttcaattctgtttattattggaaaatgTCGATTCTTGATAAAGAATATGTGGATAAATTATTCaacgaaattcaatttattttacaAGATAAGGAATCTGATTCTTttatgaaagagaaaaatagaggaaattttcattataaacaattgaataaaaatttttgtcatcgTCTTGCACAAcgattgaatgaacaatCCATCGAAAGTGATAAACACCGAacgaaattgaattcatggCTAGACAGTGATGTGGATGTCATACCGAATGAATATGAAGGTGGATTTAAAATCTGGGAAGGATTATCTGAtctaatcgattattttgaGCAAGATAATTATGATTTCACCCAATTGAATACGGATGAATTCAGAATTTGTGAT TTAGGTTGTGGTTCTGGTCTGCTTTCTATTTATTTAGCGAAAAAATTGAGCCATTCAAATCCGAAATTAAAATTCCGAATTTATCTACAAGACTATAATGAACAggttataaaatttttcaccgTTCCAAATAtcattgttaatgatgaaaacaatacTGCAGAACAGATAAAAGTTAATTACGAATTTCTTTGGGGCGATTGGCAGCAAATaaacgaatttttcatttcaaacaaaattaaactCGATTTAATCGTCACCGCTGAAACAATCTATAAGgaggaaaatttttcaaaattgtcCAATCTTTTTCATgcaaacattcatcatccaaatgGTCGTGTATTGATTGCAAGCAAAAGTCATTATTTTGGAATCGGTGGTGGAACGTATTCATTTTTAGATTATCTTGATTCAATTACCGAGACTactaatcaatcattatgtTTGAAGGGTGATGTGGTCCAAGAAATTGATGCCTCGTTACTTCGTCATATTATTGAAATACGATTAACTGATAAAAAATAA